The Solibacillus sp. FSL W7-1464 genome contains a region encoding:
- a CDS encoding enoyl-CoA hydratase/isomerase family protein, with protein MKRIGKLLYEVQKRVAVITMNDGKNRNALSTQMTDELIAALRTANADENVGAIVLTGNGSSFCAGGNLAEFQEFVSMDVPTLYEDGLRSTQLFQMRRELTKPLIGAVNGAALGGGTGIVALCHIAIGSEDAKCGLTELKLGLVPYVILPLVRRAVGERHMLELMLSARILSAHEAKAVGLLHEVVSREQLLPVAIEKASEMAKFSPLAVKMGLRAFEETAEMGVEEAMRVLSTMRLVSFKSADVREGAQAFLEKRMPQWSGK; from the coding sequence GTGAAACGAATCGGGAAATTACTATATGAAGTACAGAAACGTGTTGCAGTCATTACGATGAACGATGGAAAAAACCGTAATGCACTTTCTACACAGATGACGGATGAGCTCATTGCTGCTTTGCGTACTGCAAATGCCGATGAAAATGTTGGTGCGATTGTATTGACCGGCAATGGGTCAAGTTTTTGTGCAGGCGGAAATTTAGCCGAATTTCAGGAATTTGTATCAATGGATGTTCCTACTTTATATGAGGACGGCTTGCGGAGTACACAGCTTTTCCAAATGCGTCGAGAGCTGACAAAGCCATTGATCGGAGCAGTCAATGGCGCAGCTCTAGGCGGAGGTACGGGTATTGTGGCACTTTGCCATATTGCAATTGGCTCGGAAGATGCAAAATGCGGTTTAACTGAACTAAAGCTAGGCTTAGTACCATATGTCATTTTGCCGTTAGTGCGAAGAGCTGTTGGAGAACGGCATATGCTGGAATTGATGCTTAGTGCGCGTATCTTATCCGCACATGAAGCGAAGGCAGTTGGATTATTGCATGAGGTAGTAAGTAGAGAACAGTTGCTGCCCGTTGCTATTGAAAAAGCAAGCGAAATGGCTAAATTTAGTCCTTTGGCAGTTAAAATGGGGCTTCGCGCATTTGAAGAAACAGCTGAGATGGGAGTGGAAGAGGCGATGAGAGTTCTATCCACAATGAGGCTTGTCAGCTTTAAAAGCGCAGATGTACGCGAAGGTGCCCAGGCATTTCTGGAAAAACGAATGCCGCAATGGAGCGGGAAATAG
- a CDS encoding class I adenylate-forming enzyme family protein: MMQNPVTMLNRVAVGDAIRRTAWMYPNKEVIVDGGKRFTYQQLFVDTNKFANYLLNKGLKKGDCVATICLNSYEHIVAMYGIQKAAGVWVPLNAGLLSSDFEYVLKETSAEIVIIDEILYTAHEALLSQYECLIISDNDIPKSFLKAFEDEGAEEPVVDIHDRDMAHIMFTSGTTSNPKGVMMSHLSVQLAALGNIIELGFDRSLSTLGAMPFFHCAQHTFVQVCIILGAKITVLRKFDPVELMKLVQQEKINFTFLLPMMYRAVMSHPERENYDLSTLKSCLYAMAPMDQITLEAIINGLGADCWLASGQTEIYPATVFFRPEHQLLKKGSYWGGPALTNDLAIMDDMGNILPNGQVGEIVHRGPNVMIGYLNNPEATKEARAYDWHHTGDLGYLDEDNLLVFVDRKKDLIKTGGENVPSIHVEQKLLNCPLVENCVVVGLPHPKWSEAVTAFVKLRGEGAKEDIIAYCREHLAGYQIPKKIVVVEEFPMTTTGKIQKHVLRSSYTNLYAGQEIG; encoded by the coding sequence ATGATGCAAAATCCGGTAACAATGTTAAATCGTGTGGCTGTTGGTGACGCTATTCGAAGAACAGCTTGGATGTATCCGAATAAAGAGGTGATTGTAGACGGGGGAAAACGCTTTACGTACCAACAATTATTTGTGGACACAAACAAATTTGCAAACTATCTATTAAATAAAGGGCTGAAAAAAGGAGATTGTGTCGCAACAATCTGTTTGAATTCCTATGAACATATTGTAGCCATGTATGGTATTCAAAAGGCCGCGGGGGTATGGGTACCATTAAATGCAGGCTTGTTATCGAGTGATTTTGAATATGTGTTGAAAGAAACATCAGCAGAAATTGTAATTATAGATGAGATTTTGTACACTGCACATGAAGCGTTGCTATCACAGTACGAATGTTTGATTATATCCGACAATGATATTCCGAAATCATTCTTAAAAGCTTTTGAGGATGAAGGTGCTGAAGAGCCGGTTGTGGATATTCATGATCGCGATATGGCACACATTATGTTTACGAGCGGTACAACAAGTAATCCGAAAGGCGTCATGATGTCCCATTTATCGGTACAGTTGGCTGCGCTGGGAAACATTATTGAACTCGGCTTTGACCGTTCGTTATCGACATTAGGTGCGATGCCGTTCTTCCATTGTGCTCAGCATACATTCGTACAAGTATGTATCATTTTAGGTGCAAAAATTACGGTTCTGCGAAAATTTGACCCTGTGGAATTAATGAAGCTCGTCCAGCAGGAAAAAATCAACTTTACATTCCTGCTGCCGATGATGTATCGCGCAGTGATGTCACATCCGGAACGTGAAAACTATGATCTGAGTACGTTGAAATCTTGCTTATATGCAATGGCCCCAATGGATCAGATAACATTGGAAGCGATCATTAACGGTCTCGGCGCAGATTGCTGGCTAGCTTCGGGTCAAACTGAAATTTACCCGGCGACAGTCTTTTTCCGACCGGAACATCAGCTTCTTAAAAAAGGTAGCTACTGGGGGGGACCGGCATTAACAAATGATTTAGCCATAATGGATGACATGGGAAATATATTGCCGAATGGGCAAGTGGGTGAAATTGTCCATCGAGGACCCAATGTCATGATCGGTTACTTGAATAATCCTGAAGCGACAAAGGAAGCGCGGGCATATGACTGGCATCATACGGGAGATTTAGGTTACTTAGATGAGGACAACTTATTGGTCTTTGTGGACCGCAAAAAAGATCTGATTAAAACAGGCGGAGAGAACGTTCCCTCTATCCATGTAGAACAAAAATTATTAAACTGTCCACTTGTTGAAAACTGTGTTGTTGTCGGCCTTCCACACCCGAAATGGAGCGAAGCTGTAACGGCCTTTGTAAAATTGAGGGGCGAAGGGGCGAAGGAAGATATTATCGCCTATTGCCGCGAGCATTTAGCAGGCTATCAAATACCAAAGAAGATTGTCGTTGTGGAAGAATTCCCGATGACAACAACTGGAAAAATCCAAAAGCATGTGCTGCGCTCATCATATACGAATTTATATGCAGGCCAAGAAATCGGGTAA
- a CDS encoding acyl-CoA dehydrogenase family protein — protein MQLLFTDEQKLLGQIAKKFFANEWNLQLVRTNKINQSFWDKLADVGWATMLIEEGDGGSGSSLIEQGIVLEQAGYRLCSPVLYTTVQAALLCKQLNVGGISQQLTTGKSAVFSIGNLSGKTKIWASKHLDNTWTITGEEAFIPFANEVDLIFVNAKSPEGYGIFLVEKSEIEFRKQQTFGTQGLMVLQMNNVKAHCLPSSILPKQLANLQLQFAALQAIEMVGGMQSVIDQTVQYVNERKQFEAPIGSFQAVQHHLSNMYSAYRGARLLAYKALFLFDHNDAEAEKFARMAKIAANEAYREITLMAHQLWGGNGYSLETDLQLWSNRAVTTSLTLGTSLEHKQALIEQLKTNKRVEQQV, from the coding sequence ATGCAATTACTGTTTACAGATGAACAAAAATTACTGGGCCAGATTGCGAAAAAGTTTTTTGCAAATGAATGGAATCTCCAACTGGTACGCACCAATAAAATCAATCAATCCTTTTGGGATAAACTGGCTGATGTGGGATGGGCGACAATGCTGATTGAGGAAGGAGATGGCGGCAGCGGGAGTTCGCTTATTGAACAAGGCATTGTTCTGGAACAAGCAGGATATAGATTATGCTCACCGGTTCTTTATACGACAGTCCAGGCGGCACTGCTCTGCAAACAGCTTAATGTAGGGGGAATTTCACAGCAGTTGACAACAGGAAAAAGTGCAGTTTTTTCAATAGGTAATCTATCGGGGAAAACAAAGATATGGGCATCAAAGCACCTTGACAATACATGGACAATAACGGGGGAAGAAGCGTTTATTCCATTTGCAAATGAGGTCGATTTAATCTTTGTCAATGCGAAATCACCGGAAGGCTATGGCATATTTCTGGTTGAAAAAAGTGAAATTGAATTTCGTAAGCAACAGACGTTCGGCACACAAGGATTAATGGTTTTACAAATGAACAACGTAAAAGCACACTGTCTACCTTCCTCTATACTACCCAAACAATTGGCAAATTTACAGCTACAGTTTGCAGCACTTCAGGCAATAGAAATGGTAGGTGGCATGCAAAGCGTCATTGATCAGACCGTACAGTATGTAAACGAACGTAAACAGTTTGAAGCCCCTATTGGAAGTTTCCAAGCGGTACAACACCACTTATCGAATATGTATAGTGCGTATCGCGGAGCGCGACTCCTCGCCTATAAAGCATTGTTCCTGTTTGATCACAATGATGCCGAAGCTGAGAAATTTGCACGTATGGCGAAAATTGCCGCAAATGAAGCATATCGCGAAATTACGTTAATGGCCCATCAATTATGGGGAGGAAATGGCTACTCGCTGGAAACGGATTTACAATTATGGTCCAACAGGGCTGTCACGACATCTTTGACATTGGGTACTTCCCTTGAGCATAAACAGGCATTAATTGAACAATTGAAAACAAACAAACGTGTTGAACAACAAGTTTGA
- a CDS encoding AtuA-related protein, with protein sequence MKLVEIANARCGDKGNKVNIALFAKDPKDYKLLHEHVTAEKVAQHFQGLVKGEVVRYEVPSIYGLNFVLSDALAGGGSASLRVDNLGKCFASNLLRMSIF encoded by the coding sequence ATGAAATTAGTGGAAATCGCCAACGCACGCTGTGGTGACAAAGGAAATAAGGTGAATATCGCATTATTTGCAAAAGATCCAAAAGATTATAAATTGCTGCATGAGCATGTTACAGCAGAAAAAGTGGCACAACATTTTCAAGGACTGGTAAAGGGAGAGGTCGTCCGTTATGAAGTACCCAGTATTTACGGTCTAAACTTTGTATTAAGTGACGCACTTGCGGGAGGTGGTTCAGCATCATTACGGGTTGATAATTTGGGGAAGTGTTTCGCAAGTAATTTGTTGCGTATGTCGATTTTTTAA
- a CDS encoding acyclic terpene utilization AtuA family protein, whose amino-acid sequence MKKIRIGAAQGFYGDTIEGALYTAKYGDVDYLCFDCLAELTMAILAKDKAKDDQSGYTKDLSNTMKALLPFVKEKGIKLLTNAGGVNPMAAKDEIIRVAKSLGISELKVAVITGDDVMPNLPQWQQQGISLAHIDSGEVFNAEREYLFANAYLGVWPIVEALQQGADIVITGRTTDSAQFLAPAAFEFGWKKDQWNQLAHGIVMGHLLECSAQSTGGNYSGNWEEIDFNQIGYPIAEIDETGTFVVSKADGSGGLVSFDTVREQLLYEIHDPANYITPDVVADLSHVQLEEVAKNEIRVSNVFGKPAPERLKVVMGYTNGYMIQTLIGYSWPHAFNKARRAAQIIEQQVRDKKIPVDELHFDYLGYNSLHGPLATPPDDSINEIYLRLVARGNDKRMLNLIPRLVPPLALNGPPSLGGLINLAPRQLLGMWATLVDRTIIEPQVEIHFETIAQEVS is encoded by the coding sequence ATGAAAAAAATCAGAATTGGTGCTGCGCAAGGCTTTTATGGTGACACGATTGAGGGTGCCTTATATACGGCAAAATATGGCGATGTAGACTATCTTTGCTTCGATTGCCTGGCTGAACTGACGATGGCGATTTTAGCAAAAGATAAAGCAAAAGATGACCAAAGCGGTTATACAAAAGATTTGAGCAATACGATGAAAGCTTTGCTGCCATTTGTAAAAGAAAAAGGAATCAAGCTGCTCACAAATGCAGGGGGCGTCAATCCAATGGCTGCAAAAGATGAAATCATCCGTGTGGCGAAATCCCTTGGAATTAGCGAGTTAAAAGTAGCAGTTATTACAGGGGATGATGTTATGCCAAATCTCCCTCAATGGCAGCAGCAAGGAATTTCACTTGCCCATATTGATAGTGGTGAAGTTTTTAACGCCGAACGTGAATACTTATTCGCCAATGCCTATTTGGGAGTTTGGCCAATTGTAGAAGCGTTGCAACAAGGAGCTGATATCGTAATTACTGGGAGAACGACCGATTCTGCACAATTTTTAGCACCGGCTGCATTCGAGTTTGGGTGGAAAAAGGATCAATGGAATCAGCTTGCACATGGCATTGTGATGGGGCATTTATTAGAATGCTCTGCGCAATCGACGGGTGGGAATTATAGCGGGAATTGGGAAGAAATCGATTTTAACCAAATCGGCTATCCGATTGCTGAAATTGATGAGACAGGTACATTTGTGGTGTCAAAAGCTGACGGAAGCGGTGGACTTGTTTCATTTGATACAGTGCGGGAGCAACTGCTCTATGAAATCCATGATCCGGCAAATTATATTACGCCGGATGTAGTGGCTGATTTGTCGCATGTACAGCTAGAAGAAGTTGCAAAAAATGAAATCCGGGTTTCCAATGTTTTCGGCAAGCCGGCACCAGAACGGTTAAAAGTCGTGATGGGCTACACCAATGGCTATATGATCCAAACCTTAATCGGATATAGCTGGCCGCATGCATTTAATAAGGCAAGACGTGCTGCACAAATTATCGAGCAGCAGGTACGTGACAAGAAAATACCGGTCGATGAACTGCATTTCGATTATTTAGGCTATAACTCATTGCACGGACCGCTGGCGACACCTCCGGATGACTCGATAAATGAAATATACTTGCGGCTTGTCGCCAGAGGAAATGATAAACGTATGCTGAATCTCATTCCGCGTTTAGTTCCGCCACTCGCTTTAAATGGACCACCATCACTTGGGGGCCTAATAAATTTGGCGCCAAGACAGCTGCTTGGCATGTGGGCTACGCTAGTAGATCGCACAATCATTGAGCCACAAGTAGAAATACATTTCGAGACCATTGCGCAGGAGGTAAGCTAA
- a CDS encoding acetyl-CoA carboxylase biotin carboxylase subunit, whose translation MFKKVLVANRGEIARRVMRTCHRLGIDTVAIYSDADESSLHAMDATEKYRVGKAPVAESYLNYKEIIKIALEANADAIHPGYGLLSENATFAKEVEKAGLIFIGPKAEVIASMGSKLEARKMMEQAGVPIVQGVNNPIADAKEAVQIATRLGYPVMLKASAGGGGIGMQLVHNDGELQKAFDGNQRRAKSFFGDGTMFIEKFIDEPHHVEVQILADEHGQIIPVFERECSIQRRNQKVVEEAPSPFISEETRTKMLDAAVDAAAAIGYTNAGTIEFLVDKNEDFYFLEMNTRLQVEHPVTEQITGLDLVEWQLKIANGEKLNFTRQDLRRNGHAIEVRIYAEDPITFFPSPGKITNLVLPEGEGIRHEIAVESGHEVTPYYDPMIAKLIITGIDRPEACARLEEALKNYVVEGIQTNISMLLNIISNEQFKKGNTNTKFVEQYYMPNVMVNK comes from the coding sequence ATGTTTAAAAAAGTATTAGTCGCCAATAGAGGAGAAATCGCAAGACGAGTCATGCGTACTTGCCATCGATTAGGTATTGACACGGTGGCGATCTATTCAGATGCAGATGAATCAAGTTTACATGCGATGGATGCAACCGAAAAATATCGAGTCGGTAAGGCGCCGGTTGCAGAAAGTTATTTAAATTATAAGGAAATCATTAAAATAGCATTAGAAGCTAATGCGGATGCTATTCACCCGGGCTATGGACTGTTATCGGAAAATGCGACTTTTGCAAAAGAGGTAGAAAAAGCCGGTTTAATATTTATCGGACCTAAAGCAGAAGTTATTGCATCGATGGGAAGCAAGCTGGAAGCACGAAAAATGATGGAACAGGCAGGCGTACCCATTGTCCAGGGTGTCAATAATCCAATAGCAGATGCAAAAGAAGCGGTACAAATCGCCACCCGTCTTGGCTACCCGGTCATGTTAAAGGCTTCCGCGGGCGGAGGCGGTATCGGTATGCAGCTTGTTCATAATGATGGGGAGTTACAGAAAGCATTTGATGGGAATCAACGACGTGCAAAGAGTTTCTTTGGGGACGGGACAATGTTTATCGAGAAATTTATCGATGAACCGCATCATGTGGAAGTACAAATACTAGCAGATGAACATGGTCAAATTATCCCTGTATTTGAACGTGAGTGTTCGATTCAACGACGAAATCAAAAAGTCGTGGAAGAAGCTCCTTCACCATTTATTTCAGAAGAGACAAGAACAAAAATGCTAGATGCCGCAGTGGATGCGGCAGCTGCAATCGGCTATACAAATGCGGGTACCATTGAATTTTTAGTAGATAAAAATGAGGATTTTTATTTTTTGGAAATGAATACGCGCCTACAAGTTGAACATCCGGTCACAGAGCAAATTACAGGCCTGGATTTAGTGGAATGGCAGTTGAAAATTGCGAATGGCGAAAAACTTAACTTCACACGTCAGGATTTGCGAAGAAATGGGCATGCCATCGAAGTACGTATTTATGCGGAAGATCCCATCACATTTTTCCCTTCGCCAGGTAAAATCACCAATTTGGTACTGCCGGAAGGAGAAGGGATTCGCCATGAAATTGCCGTCGAATCGGGTCATGAAGTTACACCGTATTATGATCCGATGATCGCAAAACTTATCATAACGGGAATTGACCGTCCCGAAGCTTGTGCAAGGCTAGAGGAAGCGTTGAAAAATTATGTTGTAGAAGGCATACAGACAAATATTTCGATGCTGTTAAATATTATTTCAAATGAACAATTTAAAAAAGGAAATACAAATACAAAATTTGTAGAGCAGTATTATATGCCGAATGTTATGGTCAATAAATAA
- a CDS encoding acyl-CoA dehydrogenase family protein: MNFYFTSAQQAWKNEIEQFLRTEVTDELLAEMYAHEKCEAGPLERSFEQKVIDRNWNKIDVAKELGGLEMTEMEKYIFNRSINRVEAPYYVSSITSMVINAISKFGTERNRIQFLPLILDGKMTFGLGYSEPSAGTDLANLRTTAVREGDEWVINGTKTWNTVGHRVTHQWLLARTGDVEGRHQTLSMFLVPMSAEGISITPIHTWGQHTVNEIFFENVRIPINHLIGNENDGWRIVNFALNLERITIGDASISERMLEEAIDFAQQTKEMGEPLIENPVIAAKLVEAEIAVEICSLLCYEAISKLEDGQDVSVDAAIVKVYGSELRANIAALSMDIFGASGQLHSTDEDAPLRGFAEHQYRIAPFYRFGGGTNEVQRNIIAQRGLQLARR; the protein is encoded by the coding sequence GTGAACTTCTATTTTACATCTGCTCAGCAAGCGTGGAAAAATGAGATCGAACAGTTTTTAAGGACAGAGGTAACTGATGAGCTGTTGGCAGAAATGTACGCACATGAAAAATGTGAAGCAGGTCCATTAGAGCGTTCATTTGAACAGAAAGTTATCGATCGTAATTGGAATAAAATTGATGTTGCAAAAGAGCTTGGCGGTCTGGAAATGACTGAAATGGAAAAATACATTTTCAATCGATCCATCAACCGTGTAGAAGCTCCCTACTATGTGAGCAGTATTACAAGTATGGTCATCAACGCAATAAGCAAATTCGGAACCGAACGAAATAGAATTCAATTTTTGCCGTTAATACTTGATGGAAAGATGACGTTTGGCCTAGGTTATTCAGAGCCGAGTGCAGGCACCGATTTAGCCAATTTACGTACTACCGCAGTTCGTGAAGGTGATGAATGGGTGATTAATGGGACAAAAACTTGGAATACAGTTGGCCACCGTGTGACACATCAATGGTTGCTAGCGCGGACTGGAGATGTGGAAGGAAGGCATCAAACACTATCGATGTTTTTAGTGCCGATGAGTGCTGAGGGGATTTCTATTACACCCATCCATACCTGGGGTCAACATACGGTCAATGAAATCTTTTTTGAAAATGTACGTATACCGATAAATCACTTAATCGGGAATGAAAATGACGGCTGGCGCATTGTCAACTTTGCCCTGAATTTGGAGCGCATTACGATTGGTGATGCTTCCATTAGCGAGCGGATGTTGGAAGAGGCAATCGATTTTGCGCAACAAACAAAAGAGATGGGCGAACCGCTTATAGAAAACCCTGTGATTGCGGCAAAACTTGTAGAAGCAGAAATAGCTGTTGAGATTTGCAGTTTACTATGCTATGAAGCGATTTCCAAGCTTGAGGATGGCCAGGATGTTTCTGTAGATGCAGCTATTGTAAAAGTGTATGGCAGTGAGCTTCGGGCAAATATTGCTGCATTGTCTATGGATATATTTGGGGCTTCGGGACAGTTGCACAGCACTGATGAAGATGCGCCCCTTCGAGGTTTTGCCGAGCATCAATACCGTATTGCGCCGTTTTACCGATTTGGCGGAGGTACGAATGAAGTGCAGCGAAATATAATTGCACAACGCGGATTACAGCTGGCGAGGAGGTAA
- a CDS encoding enoyl-CoA hydratase/isomerase family protein, whose product MNEVLLEIQDHVAIITLNSPQTGNAVGLQSAMEMFDIAVHCSENPKIRAVVLTGCGSVFSVGGNLKTFAEDKDLGELIKKVTGYFHQAISLFKRMNKPLIAAVNGTAAGGGMSMALSCDLIYASENARFVMAYNKIGFNPDGGGSYFLPRIVGVRRAFELLYTNRQLSAAEAKEWGIVNDVMPQDELLPYVIDLAKQMAKGPMEAYGETKKLIYHSFQESLETQMSLESNALAVRATSAEGQEGVRAFIEKRSPQYIQTEVSR is encoded by the coding sequence TTGAATGAAGTTCTATTAGAAATTCAAGATCATGTGGCCATTATTACATTAAATAGTCCTCAAACTGGGAATGCAGTCGGATTGCAAAGTGCAATGGAAATGTTTGATATTGCGGTTCATTGTTCGGAAAATCCCAAAATTCGAGCAGTGGTGTTAACGGGATGCGGGTCCGTATTTTCGGTAGGTGGGAACCTTAAAACCTTTGCTGAAGATAAGGATTTAGGTGAGCTTATCAAAAAAGTAACAGGTTATTTCCATCAGGCAATCTCATTATTTAAAAGGATGAATAAACCGTTAATTGCAGCAGTAAACGGAACGGCAGCAGGTGGGGGCATGAGTATGGCACTGTCCTGCGATTTAATCTATGCGTCCGAAAATGCACGTTTTGTGATGGCCTACAATAAAATCGGCTTCAATCCGGATGGAGGTGGTTCGTATTTCCTCCCGCGAATTGTTGGGGTGCGCCGTGCATTTGAATTGTTGTATACAAATCGCCAATTATCAGCGGCAGAAGCAAAAGAATGGGGGATTGTCAACGATGTTATGCCCCAGGATGAATTGCTGCCGTATGTCATTGACCTGGCAAAGCAGATGGCTAAAGGTCCAATGGAGGCATATGGAGAGACTAAGAAACTGATTTACCATTCTTTCCAGGAAAGTCTGGAAACACAAATGTCATTAGAATCAAATGCATTGGCTGTACGTGCAACAAGTGCTGAAGGGCAAGAGGGTGTTCGGGCGTTTATCGAAAAACGCTCACCGCAATATATACAGACAGAAGTAAGCAGGTGA
- the rpoN gene encoding RNA polymerase factor sigma-54 — translation MNLNYSLQTSLSQQITPQVIQHLAILQLPAIELQQLLQEKIMENPLLDFVENPIEKPYDWLHTASVKSIRGRSNSEFHFTSKTLTREFLYEQIPVFLSAQQKTIFHYCIESLDERLFLKDTPAQIAEHLRIPIEEASEIISCLRKFEPTGVGATDFIDFLKMQIENDEDAPKLALEFIQFELNAIAKTDIRSLCTKYNRDTSDVVEIINYIKQLPRTPVVTLHEPAPYIMPDASIKKVDHTILIELNDRATPSIKLHNVYVELLKQEDQSYLQKCLREYTTLVTGIDFRKKTLYAILDYIVLTQFSYFENGCKTLKPMGLKDVAQHLQLNESTISRAIKGKYIETDYGIIPIQDLFVKSVGNSTPESISKVIAKIISTEPKEKPYSDQQLVHLLQAQNIDISRRTITKYREQLGIPSSKKRLFLS, via the coding sequence ATGAATCTAAACTATTCTTTACAGACTAGCCTTTCTCAACAAATCACACCTCAAGTCATACAGCATTTAGCAATATTACAATTGCCTGCCATTGAACTACAACAATTGCTGCAGGAAAAAATAATGGAAAATCCATTGCTAGATTTTGTAGAAAATCCGATTGAAAAGCCCTATGATTGGCTACATACCGCTTCAGTAAAAAGTATAAGAGGAAGATCAAACAGCGAATTTCATTTCACATCTAAAACGCTAACCCGTGAATTTTTATATGAACAGATTCCTGTATTTTTATCGGCACAACAAAAGACGATTTTTCACTATTGTATAGAATCATTAGATGAACGGTTATTTTTAAAAGATACACCTGCTCAAATCGCTGAACATCTCCGGATTCCGATAGAAGAAGCGTCAGAAATTATTTCCTGTTTACGAAAGTTTGAACCGACCGGTGTAGGCGCAACCGACTTTATTGATTTTTTGAAAATGCAAATAGAAAATGATGAGGATGCGCCAAAATTGGCACTCGAATTTATTCAGTTTGAATTAAATGCTATCGCCAAAACCGATATCAGGAGCTTATGTACGAAGTACAATCGAGATACATCCGACGTTGTAGAGATAATAAATTATATTAAGCAATTGCCACGTACACCTGTCGTTACGCTTCATGAACCGGCACCATATATTATGCCTGATGCCTCCATCAAAAAAGTCGATCACACCATCTTAATCGAATTAAATGACCGGGCTACGCCTTCCATCAAGCTTCACAATGTATATGTTGAGCTTTTGAAGCAGGAGGACCAATCGTATTTGCAAAAGTGCCTTCGTGAATATACGACACTTGTAACAGGAATCGATTTCCGGAAGAAGACACTTTATGCCATTCTCGACTATATAGTGCTTACCCAGTTTTCCTATTTTGAGAACGGCTGCAAAACTCTGAAACCGATGGGCTTAAAGGATGTGGCACAGCATCTGCAATTGAATGAATCTACGATCAGCCGTGCGATTAAAGGAAAGTATATTGAAACAGATTACGGCATCATCCCCATCCAGGATTTATTTGTAAAATCAGTTGGCAACTCAACACCTGAAAGTATAAGCAAAGTAATTGCCAAAATTATCTCGACCGAGCCAAAAGAAAAGCCTTACAGCGATCAGCAGCTCGTTCATTTATTGCAAGCACAAAATATCGACATATCGAGGCGTACAATTACAAAATACCGCGAGCAGCTTGGAATACCAAGTTCTAAAAAAAGATTGTTTCTATCATAA